A single window of Microcoleus sp. AS-A8 DNA harbors:
- a CDS encoding ABC-F family ATP-binding cassette domain-containing protein, with protein sequence MSIFTLQSVKKDFGIKEILKDASFSLDPTDKVGLIGTNGSGKSTLLKMIAGIEPIDGGQIIVNPGEKIVYLPQQPELDENHTVLEQVFADSGEQMTLIREYEELSHKLAHHPEDSQLLARLSRVTQRMESIGAWDLETKAKIILTKLGIEDFEARIGNLSGGYRKRIALAAALLSEPEVLLMDEPTNHLDALSVEWLQSYLAGFRGALLLITHDRYFLDRVTNRILEIDRGDLYTYSGNYSYYLEKKALAEESAVSSQRKHQGVLRRELEWLKRGPKARSTKQKARIDRIHDMQGKEFKQAQGKVEISTPGRRIGKKVIELENVSKAYDERTLIKNFSYEFTPDDRVGIIGGNGAGKSTLMDMITGRVQPDSGKVELGTTIHIGYFDQHSEAVLEAINENQRVIDYLKEIAEYVKTADGTLITASQMLERFLFPGNQQYAPINKLSGGEKRRLFLLRVLMSAPNVLILDEPTNDLDVQTLSILEEYLEEFNGCVIAVSHDRYFLDRTVQKIFALEPGGNIRQYPGNYSVYLDYKQAEEATSSQQQAKPEAKKDEVAKAEQSDKNSARNSKSRRLSSWEKREFEELEGKIAQLEAQKAETEKVLFNAPPGKVTQVQELYQQLETLNQAIETATERWLELAESES encoded by the coding sequence ATGAGTATTTTCACACTGCAATCCGTTAAAAAAGACTTTGGCATTAAGGAAATCCTCAAAGATGCCAGTTTTAGTCTAGACCCCACCGATAAAGTTGGCTTAATCGGCACCAATGGTTCCGGCAAATCGACCCTGCTCAAGATGATTGCTGGGATTGAACCCATTGATGGCGGTCAAATTATAGTCAATCCTGGAGAGAAAATTGTCTACTTGCCTCAGCAGCCCGAATTAGATGAAAATCACACCGTTTTAGAACAGGTATTTGCCGACAGTGGCGAACAAATGACCCTAATCCGCGAGTATGAGGAGCTCTCCCACAAATTAGCTCACCATCCAGAAGATAGCCAACTCCTAGCACGTCTCTCTAGGGTGACGCAGCGCATGGAATCGATTGGCGCTTGGGATTTGGAGACAAAGGCAAAAATTATCCTGACTAAATTAGGGATTGAAGACTTCGAGGCTCGGATTGGTAACTTATCCGGTGGTTATCGCAAGCGCATCGCTTTAGCTGCTGCGTTGTTGTCGGAACCTGAAGTGTTACTGATGGATGAGCCGACGAACCATTTGGATGCCCTGTCCGTGGAGTGGTTGCAGAGTTACCTGGCTGGTTTCCGAGGTGCACTTTTGTTAATCACTCACGATCGCTATTTTTTGGATCGCGTCACTAATCGTATCTTGGAAATTGATCGTGGCGACCTCTACACTTACTCGGGCAACTATTCTTACTACTTAGAGAAAAAAGCATTAGCAGAAGAATCGGCGGTTAGTAGTCAACGTAAACACCAAGGCGTTTTACGTCGCGAGTTGGAATGGCTCAAGCGAGGGCCAAAAGCGCGGAGTACCAAACAAAAAGCGCGAATTGACCGCATCCACGACATGCAGGGGAAGGAGTTTAAACAAGCTCAGGGTAAGGTTGAAATTTCTACCCCCGGTCGTCGGATTGGCAAGAAAGTGATTGAATTAGAAAATGTTTCTAAAGCTTATGATGAACGGACTCTGATCAAAAACTTTAGCTACGAATTCACCCCTGATGACCGTGTGGGAATTATTGGCGGCAATGGCGCAGGCAAATCCACGCTGATGGATATGATTACCGGACGAGTGCAACCCGATTCCGGTAAGGTTGAGCTTGGCACAACCATTCATATCGGTTATTTTGACCAACATTCTGAGGCTGTGTTAGAGGCGATTAACGAAAATCAGCGGGTGATTGACTACCTTAAAGAAATTGCCGAATACGTTAAAACCGCAGATGGCACGCTAATTACAGCCTCACAAATGTTGGAGCGTTTCCTATTCCCTGGAAACCAGCAATATGCACCGATCAATAAGCTTTCTGGAGGGGAAAAACGTCGCCTGTTCTTGCTGCGCGTTCTGATGAGTGCTCCGAATGTGTTGATTTTGGATGAACCGACGAATGATTTAGATGTACAGACGCTGTCGATCCTGGAAGAATATTTAGAAGAGTTTAACGGTTGTGTGATTGCAGTGTCTCACGATCGCTATTTCCTCGATCGCACGGTACAGAAAATCTTTGCCTTGGAGCCTGGGGGAAACATCCGGCAATATCCTGGGAATTACTCCGTTTATCTCGACTACAAGCAGGCAGAAGAGGCAACAAGCTCTCAACAACAAGCTAAGCCAGAGGCGAAAAAAGACGAAGTCGCAAAAGCGGAACAGTCGGATAAAAATTCAGCTCGTAATAGCAAATCGCGTCGCCTTTCTAGTTGGGAAAAGCGTGAATTTGAGGAGCTTGAGGGCAAAATTGCTCAATTGGAAGCTCAGAAAGCGGAGACAGAGAAAGTGTTGTTTAATGCTCCCCCAGGTAAAGTGACTCAAGTTCAGGAACTTTATCAGCAATTGGAAACTTTAAATCAGGCTATTGAAACGGCAACTGAACGCTGGTTAGAATTGGCAGAATCGGAGTCTTAA
- a CDS encoding thioredoxin family protein has protein sequence MQDSNLVILSNKQEYSHGNHILSRFLIWLLAGILACGIFCGLPKPVWAKPFKSDRTEVQLISEVKTIQPSTPFWVGLQFKTRPGWHTYWRNPGDSGAPTRMEWTLPNGFKAGELVYPYPQRMPIGPLMNFGYKGENLLLTELTPPVNLPTQQPVTLQAKASWLVCEVECVPEEAAFELTLPVTPDAPTVDAAWADAFAKTRQALPQPSPWNVSFQAEQNNLVLRVNAPALKAGQIEQVSFFPYQDGVITNAAEQTVAFDDQGLTLRVAQGNQAVTDQVEGVLVVQEKLDAQTTTQAFAIAAKPGTTSAPTSPANARSTINLWNTLLLALVGGIVLNLMPCVFPVLSLKALGIAQKAQQSTQQARMHGLAFTAGVLASFAAVVGVLLVLRGLGQQIGWGFQLQSPAFVLVMAYVLFAVGLNLSGVFVVGASIMGLGQGLASKSGYVGEFFTGVLATVMATPCTAPFMATAVSAALTQPAPVAIAIFLTLGLGLALPYLVISFTPAVRRYLPKPGAWMETFQQLLAFPIYGAVAWLLWVLTLQTGTDGLSLALAGLLAIAFAAWLYHKTQTSRQFWRRICWVGSLSTLVLALTLTPLVENSPAPNSQVTNSGTTNPSQSGLAWQPYTTEQLERLRQSNQPVFVNFSAAWCVTCLMNERVALNQPEVISAFQQKGVALVKADWTNRDTVITEALSQFGRSGVPLYVLYPRGLGQGEPMILPQVLAPATLQDALKQVSS, from the coding sequence ATGCAGGATAGTAATTTGGTAATTCTGTCTAACAAACAGGAATACAGCCACGGTAATCACATCCTGAGTCGGTTCCTCATCTGGCTCTTAGCTGGGATACTCGCCTGTGGAATCTTCTGTGGGTTGCCCAAACCTGTATGGGCAAAGCCCTTTAAAAGCGATCGCACCGAAGTACAACTCATCAGCGAAGTCAAAACCATCCAACCGAGCACGCCGTTTTGGGTGGGGCTACAATTCAAAACTAGACCCGGCTGGCACACGTACTGGCGCAATCCGGGTGACTCCGGTGCCCCCACTCGGATGGAGTGGACACTCCCCAATGGGTTTAAAGCCGGTGAGTTGGTGTATCCTTACCCCCAACGGATGCCAATCGGCCCACTGATGAATTTCGGATACAAGGGCGAGAATTTACTCCTAACGGAACTGACACCACCCGTCAATTTGCCAACCCAGCAGCCCGTTACGCTGCAAGCCAAAGCCTCTTGGTTAGTGTGTGAGGTGGAGTGTGTACCGGAAGAGGCTGCTTTTGAGCTAACCTTGCCTGTTACCCCGGATGCTCCTACCGTTGATGCCGCTTGGGCAGATGCGTTTGCGAAAACCCGTCAGGCACTGCCTCAGCCCTCTCCCTGGAACGTTAGTTTCCAAGCAGAGCAAAATAATCTGGTACTTCGGGTGAACGCACCAGCACTCAAGGCCGGACAGATTGAGCAGGTTTCGTTCTTCCCCTATCAAGATGGTGTCATTACCAACGCGGCAGAACAAACTGTTGCCTTTGATGACCAAGGATTAACCCTACGGGTTGCCCAAGGGAATCAGGCCGTCACAGATCAGGTCGAGGGTGTGTTGGTTGTGCAGGAAAAGCTTGATGCTCAAACCACGACTCAGGCGTTTGCGATTGCAGCCAAACCCGGAACAACGTCAGCCCCAACGTCTCCTGCCAATGCTCGCTCAACTATAAACCTCTGGAATACCCTACTGCTAGCGTTGGTGGGAGGCATTGTCCTCAATCTAATGCCCTGCGTGTTCCCAGTGCTGTCGCTCAAAGCGTTGGGGATTGCTCAAAAGGCGCAGCAGAGTACCCAACAAGCTCGAATGCACGGGTTGGCGTTTACGGCAGGAGTGCTAGCGAGTTTTGCGGCTGTGGTTGGCGTCCTATTGGTTCTGCGGGGGTTGGGACAGCAGATTGGCTGGGGTTTTCAGCTTCAATCGCCGGCGTTCGTCCTCGTCATGGCCTATGTGCTGTTTGCGGTGGGACTGAACCTGTCTGGAGTGTTCGTAGTGGGAGCCTCCATTATGGGGCTGGGGCAGGGCTTAGCCTCTAAATCAGGTTATGTGGGTGAGTTTTTCACGGGGGTGCTAGCAACGGTGATGGCGACTCCCTGCACAGCTCCATTTATGGCAACAGCAGTGAGCGCGGCGCTAACTCAGCCTGCACCTGTTGCGATCGCAATTTTTCTTACCCTCGGTTTGGGACTAGCACTCCCCTACCTAGTCATCAGCTTCACTCCTGCTGTGCGGCGCTACCTACCCAAACCGGGAGCCTGGATGGAAACATTCCAACAACTGCTGGCATTTCCCATTTATGGAGCAGTGGCGTGGTTGTTGTGGGTGCTGACGCTTCAAACCGGGACAGATGGTTTAAGTTTGGCACTGGCGGGTTTGCTGGCGATCGCCTTTGCCGCATGGCTTTATCATAAAACCCAAACATCTCGACAGTTCTGGCGGCGGATATGCTGGGTTGGTTCGCTCTCAACCCTCGTCCTGGCACTCACCCTTACCCCTCTCGTTGAAAACTCTCCAGCCCCAAATTCTCAGGTAACAAATTCTGGGACAACCAACCCATCTCAGTCAGGTTTGGCATGGCAACCTTACACGACTGAACAATTGGAGAGATTGCGTCAGTCAAATCAGCCCGTGTTTGTCAACTTCTCGGCGGCTTGGTGTGTTACCTGCTTGATGAATGAACGAGTGGCACTGAATCAACCTGAGGTGATATCTGCCTTCCAACAAAAAGGTGTGGCATTAGTCAAAGCCGATTGGACAAACCGCGACACGGTTATCACTGAAGCCTTGAGCCAGTTTGGACGCAGTGGTGTACCGCTCTACGTCCTCTATCCCCGTGGGTTAGGCCAAGGAGAACCCATGATTCTGCCTCAAGTTCTGGCTCCCGCCACCCTGCAAGACGCCTTGAAACAGGTGTCCTCTTAG
- a CDS encoding thioredoxin family protein, with product MRHSILQNSFLVGAIATMVALTTACSNPNPTTSNSGTTNPTESTTQPANNQPATSTQASATVARVGEPAPDFTGVDSNGKTHRLSDFKGKTVVLEWTNHECPFVRKHYESGNMQKLQKAATGDGVVWLSVVSSAPGKQGNVDGQKANDLTKSRNAAPTAVLLDSDGTIGRTYSARTTPHMFVITPEGKLAYAGAIDSISSNNKADISKAQNYVTDALKAVKNGQPVSQPTTQPYGCSVKYKA from the coding sequence ATGAGACATTCCATACTTCAGAACAGTTTCCTGGTTGGTGCGATCGCTACGATGGTCGCCCTTACGACGGCTTGCAGCAACCCCAATCCAACAACTTCCAACTCCGGAACCACCAACCCAACTGAATCGACGACTCAGCCAGCCAACAACCAACCAGCCACCTCAACGCAAGCCAGTGCAACTGTAGCGCGTGTTGGCGAACCAGCACCTGACTTTACAGGCGTCGATAGTAACGGTAAGACGCATCGCCTCAGCGACTTCAAGGGCAAAACGGTTGTCCTAGAGTGGACGAACCACGAATGCCCCTTTGTCCGCAAGCATTACGAATCGGGCAATATGCAAAAGTTGCAGAAAGCTGCCACCGGTGACGGCGTTGTCTGGCTATCCGTTGTTTCCTCGGCACCAGGAAAACAGGGTAACGTGGATGGTCAAAAGGCCAATGATCTAACCAAGAGCCGCAATGCTGCTCCCACAGCCGTTTTGCTCGACTCCGATGGAACAATCGGTCGTACTTACAGTGCCCGCACAACACCCCATATGTTTGTTATTACGCCAGAGGGCAAGCTAGCCTATGCAGGTGCCATTGACAGCATCTCTTCAAATAACAAAGCAGATATCTCCAAAGCACAGAACTATGTAACGGATGCTTTGAAGGCGGTGAAGAATGGTCAACCAGTGAGCCAACCGACGACGCAGCCCTATGGTTGCTCGGTGAAATATAAAGCCTGA